From one Solanum stenotomum isolate F172 chromosome 12, ASM1918654v1, whole genome shotgun sequence genomic stretch:
- the LOC125846895 gene encoding protein CHAPERONE-LIKE PROTEIN OF POR1, chloroplastic produces MATSGVAASPIKYCLQLPVQCPGLREKRVSVSNLGRSRSHCTVSTQKYHPRRMPLVKCAMEASFGGSTDDSAAIFPRINVKDPYKRLGINKEASEGEIQAARNFLIQRYAGHKPSVDAIEAAHDKIIMQKFYDRKNPKVDIKKKVREMKQSRVVQAVTSRFRTPATKFIVKTSIAFIVLGALTVLFPTEEGPTLQVAISLITAIYFIHDRLKNKLRAFLYGAGAFIFSWLLGTFLMVSVVPPIFKGPRSLEVTTSLITYVLLWVSSTYLI; encoded by the exons ATGGCAACATCAGGAGTAGCTGCTAGTCCCATAAAATACTGTCTCCAGTTACCTGTACAATGTCCAGGGTTGCGTGAGAAGAGAGTTTCAGTTTCTAACTTAGGGAGATCAAG AAGTCATTGTACTGTTTCTACACAGAAGTATCACCCAAGAAGAATGCCTTTAGTGAAGTGTGCAATGGAAGCTTCTTTTGGTGGTTCTACAGATGACTCTGCTG CTATCTTTCCGAGAATCAATGTGAAGGACCCATACAAACGACTTGGAATTAATAAGGAAGCTTCCGAGGGTGAAATCCAAGCTGCCAGGAACTTCCTAATACAAAGATATGCGGGTCATAAACCAAGTGTGGATGCAATTGAAGCTGCccatgataaaataataatgcaGAAATTCTATGATAGAAAGAACCCAAAAGTTGACATTAAAAAGAAAGTCAGGGAAATGAAACAATCTCGCGTTGTGCAGGCTGTCACTAGCAGGTTTAGGACACCAGCTACAAAGTTCATCGTGAAAACTTCCATTGCTTTCATAGTCCTTGGAGCTCTCACAGTTCTGTTTCCTACTGAAGAAGGTCCAACCCTTCAAGTTGCCATTTCCCTGATCACTGCCATATATTTCATTCATGATCGGTTAAAGAACAAACTTCGAGCTTTTCTATACGG AGCTGGTGCTTTTATTTTCTCTTGGCTTCTAGGGACATTCTTGATGGTGTCTGTGGTTCCTCCCATATTTAAAGGGCCAAGGAGTTTGGAGGTGACAACTTCATTGATTACGTATGTACTTTTGTGGGTTTCTTCCACGTATCTCATATAA
- the LOC125846886 gene encoding fructose-bisphosphate aldolase 1, chloroplastic-like yields MASASLLKTSPVINKTDFIKGQALRQPSVSVSVVRSHPSGLTVRASSYADELIKTAKTVASPGRGILAMDESNATCGKRLDSIGLENTEANRQAYRTLLVSAPGLGNYISGAILFEETLYQSTVDGKKIVDVLLEQNIVPGIKVDKGLVPLAGSNNESWCQGLDGLASRSAAYYQQGARFAKWRTVVSIPNGPSALAVKEAAWGLARYAAISQDNGLVPIVEPEILLDGEHNINRTFEVAQQVWAEVFFYLAENNVMFEGILLKPSMVTPGAECKERATPEQVADYTLKLLQRRIPPAVPGIMFLSGGQSEVEATLNLNAMNQSPNPWHVSFSYARALQNTCLKTWGGRPENVHAAQEALLTRASANSLAQLGKYTGEGESEEAKKGMFVKGYVY; encoded by the exons atggCATCAGCATCTCTCCTCAAAACATCACCAGTCATTAACAAAACTGACTTCATAAAAGGTCAGGCACTCCGCCAGCCATCCGTCTCCGTCTCCGTTGTCCGCTCCCACCCTTCTGGACTCACTGTCCGTGCCAGCTCTTACGCTGATGAGCTCATCAAAACCGCG AAAACTGTTGCATCTCCTGGTCGTGGAATTTTGGCTATGGATGAGTCGAATGCTACCTGTGGGAAGCGTTTAGATTCAATCGGACTAGAGAACACCGAAGCTAATCGCCAAGCATACAGAACCCTTCTTGTTTCAGCTCCAGGACTTGGTAACTACATTTCAGGTGCCATCCTTTTTGAGGAGACACTTTACCAGTCCACTGTTGATGGAAAGAAAATTGTTGATGTACTTCTTGAGCAGAACATTGTTCCTGGAATTAAGGTTGACAAG GGTTTAGTTCCTTTGGCTGGTTCAAACAATGAATCTTGGTGCCAAGGTCTTGATGGCCTTGCCTCGCGCTCTGCTGCTTACTACCAACAAGGCGCTCGTTTTGCTAAATG GCGTACTGTGGTGAGTATTCCCAATGGTCCTTCTGCACTTGCAGTTAAGGAAGCAGCCTGGGGTCTCGCTCGCTATGCTGCAATTTCTCAG GACAATGGGTTGGTACCAATCGTTGAGCCAGAGATTTTGCTTGATGGTGAACACAATATCAATAGGACCTTTGAGGTTGCTCAACAGGTGTGGGCTGAAGTTTTCTTCTACCTGGCGGAAAACAATGTCATGTTTGAAGGTATCCTGTTGAAGCCTAGCATGGTCACCCCCGGAGCAGAATGCAAGGAGAGGGCCACCCCAGAACAAGTTGCTGATTATACCCTCAAGCTCCTCCAACGAAGAATTCCCCCTGCTGTCCCTGGAATCATG TTCTTGTCTGGTGGACAATCTGAAGTGGAAGCTACTCTTAACTTGAACGCGATGAACCAATCTCCCAACCCATGGCACGTATCGTTCTCATATGCAAGAGCCCTTCAGAACACATGCCTCAAGACATGGGGTGGAAGACCAGAAAATGTTCACGCAGCTCAGGAAGCTTTGCTTACTAGAGCAAGTGCCAACTCTCTCGCGCAACTAGGCAAATACACCGGTGAAGGTGAGTCTGAGGAGGCCAAGAAGGGAATGTTTGTGAAAGGATATGTCTACTGA